The following nucleotide sequence is from Candidatus Omnitrophota bacterium.
TTATGGATCGACAATGGATTTGGAAATCATCCACGATCTTTTTACCAATTGCGTCGATGCCTCGAAAATACTCGGCGTCGATGAGGATTTCCGCGCCGAGTTGGAGTCGGCCTTGAAACGCCTGGCGCCGCTGCAGATCAGCTCCAAAACCGGGCGCTTGCAGGAATGGATCGAGGATTACGACGAACCCGAACCGGGCCACCGCCATATGTCCCACCTCTTCGGCTTGCATCCGGGACATTCCATTACTTTGCGGGGAACGCCGGATTTGGCGCAAGCGGCGCACAAATCGCTGGATTTTCGCTTATCCCACGGCGGCGGGCATACGGGCTGGAGCCGGGCGTGGATCGTCAACTTCTGGGCGCGGTTCGAAGAAGCGGAAAAAGCCTATGAGAACCTTCAAGCGCTCTTCGCCAAATGCACCAATCCCAATTTGTTCGATATGCACCCGCCGTTTCAAATCGACGGCAACTTCGGTGGCGCAGCGGGCATCGCAGAAATGCTGCTGCAAAGCCATGACGGCGAGATCAGCCTTCTCCCCGCATTGCCCAAGGCTTGGAACACTGGCTCTTTCCGCGGACTCAAAGCCAGAGGGGCTTATACCGTGGCGGCGCGTTGGAATGAAGGTCGCCTTGTCGAAGCGGATGTGAGCGCCGCACAGGAAGGAACTTGCAAACTGCGTCTGTCCAAAAGCCAGGCCGTTGAAAAGATTCGTTCGGAAGATCAAGACGTTCCTTTCGAGAATACCAAAGATCCTTCCGTCTTCGAATTTCAAGTTCTTGCGGATAAGAAATACAACGTTCGCGTGAAATGACAATGAGCAATATGAAAATGATTTTTCGATTTTTTGTAACCGTAATCGCCGTCTGCCTCGGCTCATTTTGCGCCGGGGCGGACGGGATGAAAGTCCCCATTATTTATTCCACCGATCTCTATCATCCCCACGACGATCCCGACGATCATTTCGATTTGGCGACGCTGTTCGCTATGCCCGAATTCGACATTCGCGCTATTCTTATCGATCTGCGGAAGGAAGCGGCGGATCGCCCCGGCGTAATACCCTTGAAGCAACTTATGCGCCTGACTGGCCGGGATATCTCATATTCGACGGGTTTGACGGGGAAATTGCTTTCGCCGCAAGACAAGGGCGAGAGGCAGCCTGCCGCCGAACAGGGCGGCGTTCAATTGATTCTTGAAACGCTGCGCCAATCGGCTGAACCGATGACGATCTTCACCACCGGCAGCCTGCGCGACGTCGCCGCCGCTTTCAATCGCGAACCGCAATTGTTTGCGGAAAAAGTGTCCCGCCTCTATATCAACATCGGCCATTCCGGCGGCGATAAGGAATGGAATGTGGAACTCGATCCCCACGCCTATGTCTGCATTATGCGCAGCTCTCTGGATGTATATTGGCTGCCCTGCTTCGGCGGCGATTATTCTTCCTATTGGAAATTCCAACAAGGCCAAGTTCTGGATTCCATTTCTTTGGCGTTGCAAAATTACTTTGTGTATGCGTTGACGAAAATGCCGCCGGATCGGCTTGATCCCCTGGACGCGCTTGCTCGCCCTGTTTCTCAGGAAAACAAAGACCTCTTTTGGCCTCAGGAAAGAAACATGTGGTGCACGGCGGGATTTCTTCATGCGGCGGGAAGAAAATACAAGCATTTCACCTTCGAATCGATTCCCGTCTATATCGAAGATAATGGTCGAACCACGATTCGTTGGGATTGCGGCGGGCAGCGGATCATGACGATCCACCATTCCGATTTCAACGCATATCAAGACGAAATGCGCGAGTGGCTGCGCATTCTCTTCGCCGAATTTCCGATGAAGCCATAAGGCGTTCATTTAGCGATTGCCAGTTTCGAACGGTTGATAAATAACCTTCTTGAAAAGTTTGATCGTCCTCTCTTTCGGAAGAATCAATACTCGCCGGTAGTAATTGCCCAGGACGTCCAATTTCGTATATTGAATGCGTCTTTTCGCCAATTCGTCCTCTGTTTCTTGTAAGACATGTTTGCAGAAATCCGATCCGCCGATCAGGTAATATTCGAACGTCCCGAACTTGGATAAAACCTGCTGATAATAATCCAAAACCTGCCAGGCTAAATTGTATTTTCCCATCTGGGTAACATGCCCTACTACATGGGAAAGTCCCGCCGCATTTCTTGATAATGAGAAAATGATAATGGATACGCAACTTCCGAGGTATGTAAGTTGAGTATGCGCGCCGAAACTGATTTGGCCTTGGCAAATCATTTCATCCCCGTCGAGATGCTCTTGCGTTTCAATGAATTGGATGATTTTCGGGTTCCTCCTTGATCGGTTCGCGATGAGGATTGTTCACATTTGCTTCTTGGATAATTTCGCTGTTTTGCAGTACGACTTTCTGAAAACTATCCGAGATGGAGCGCCAATCCATGATGTCCACAATGAAAGGCAAATTGGATTCGGAAAAGGCGTCTTTCAAATCTTCCAGGATTTGCGGATCGAGCGGTTTGTCGGCATGTATTGCCAAATCCAAATCGGAATATTTCACTGCCGTTCCCTCCACCCGCGAGCCGAAGGCTAAAACTTCGCAGCTGGGAACTCGTTCGCGTAAGATTTTTTTTACTTCCTCGAGATAGGATGCATCCAAATCAATCATTATGATGTTCCAATTTCTGCAGTAAATCAGCGGCGTCGCGAATGAACGATCGCGCCGTTTCATAAACCAAAGCGGCCGTATCTTCGT
It contains:
- a CDS encoding nucleoside hydrolase; its protein translation is MIFRFFVTVIAVCLGSFCAGADGMKVPIIYSTDLYHPHDDPDDHFDLATLFAMPEFDIRAILIDLRKEAADRPGVIPLKQLMRLTGRDISYSTGLTGKLLSPQDKGERQPAAEQGGVQLILETLRQSAEPMTIFTTGSLRDVAAAFNREPQLFAEKVSRLYINIGHSGGDKEWNVELDPHAYVCIMRSSLDVYWLPCFGGDYSSYWKFQQGQVLDSISLALQNYFVYALTKMPPDRLDPLDALARPVSQENKDLFWPQERNMWCTAGFLHAAGRKYKHFTFESIPVYIEDNGRTTIRWDCGGQRIMTIHHSDFNAYQDEMREWLRILFAEFPMKP
- a CDS encoding nucleotidyltransferase domain-containing protein → MIDLDASYLEEVKKILRERVPSCEVLAFGSRVEGTAVKYSDLDLAIHADKPLDPQILEDLKDAFSESNLPFIVDIMDWRSISDSFQKVVLQNSEIIQEANVNNPHREPIKEEPENHPIH